From Corynebacterium sp. BD556, the proteins below share one genomic window:
- a CDS encoding acyl-CoA carboxylase subunit beta, which yields MSTASKLAELRARLEKAQDPGSERARKRRDDEGFTTPRERIDALLDEGTFVEIGALARTPGDPDAVYSDGVVTGYGRVDGRPVAIYAHDKTVYGGSVGVTFGRKVTEVMEMAIKVGCPVIGIQDSGGARIQDAVTSLAMYSEIARRQLPLSGRCPQISVMLGKSAGGAVYAPVTTDFVVAVDGQSEMYVTGPNVIREVTGEDISSAELGGARIQEQSGNISAVVDSEEEAFDYVRDLLAHLPTSAFDPAPEAWAPADEDLDDSALDTFMPDDTNAGYDMRDLLVQLGDDDELIEIQANYAENMICAFGRIDGKTVGFVANNPMHYAGCIDADAADKGARFVRICDAYNIPLVFVVDTPGYLPGVEQERQGLIHRGAKFAFAGVEATVPKVALIVRKAYGGAYAVMGSKNLSGDINLAWPTAQIAVMGSAAAVVMIQGKQLAAVEDPVQREAMKKMFMDFYDENMTSPYVAAERGYIDSMIQPSQTRLALRRALRQLSTKYALDLPKKHTISPL from the coding sequence ATGTCGACAGCCTCTAAGCTCGCTGAACTGCGCGCCCGGCTGGAAAAAGCCCAGGACCCAGGTTCTGAGCGGGCCCGCAAACGCCGCGACGACGAAGGGTTTACCACACCACGTGAGCGCATCGACGCGCTTTTAGACGAAGGAACCTTCGTTGAAATCGGCGCGCTTGCCCGCACCCCAGGCGACCCAGATGCCGTCTACTCCGACGGCGTGGTCACAGGCTATGGGCGTGTTGATGGCCGTCCGGTGGCGATCTACGCGCATGACAAAACGGTCTACGGCGGCTCCGTCGGCGTCACTTTCGGCCGCAAAGTCACCGAGGTAATGGAGATGGCCATTAAAGTTGGCTGCCCCGTTATCGGTATCCAAGATTCTGGTGGCGCCCGCATCCAAGACGCAGTGACATCTTTGGCGATGTACTCAGAGATCGCCCGCCGCCAGTTGCCGCTTTCTGGCCGGTGCCCGCAAATTTCGGTCATGCTGGGCAAATCGGCGGGCGGCGCCGTCTACGCCCCGGTCACCACCGATTTCGTGGTGGCCGTGGATGGCCAATCCGAAATGTATGTCACCGGCCCCAACGTGATCCGGGAGGTCACAGGCGAGGACATTTCCTCCGCTGAGCTGGGAGGCGCCCGCATCCAGGAGCAGTCCGGCAACATTTCCGCCGTTGTCGATTCCGAGGAGGAGGCCTTTGATTACGTGCGCGACTTGTTGGCGCATCTGCCCACCTCCGCTTTCGACCCGGCGCCGGAGGCATGGGCGCCGGCCGACGAGGATCTTGACGATTCCGCGCTAGATACCTTCATGCCCGATGACACCAACGCGGGCTACGACATGCGCGACCTGTTGGTCCAGCTTGGCGACGACGACGAGCTCATTGAAATCCAAGCCAACTACGCCGAGAACATGATTTGCGCCTTCGGGCGCATCGACGGCAAAACGGTCGGCTTTGTGGCGAATAACCCGATGCACTACGCAGGTTGCATCGACGCGGACGCCGCCGACAAGGGCGCTCGTTTCGTGAGGATTTGCGATGCCTACAACATCCCCCTCGTCTTTGTCGTGGACACCCCTGGTTACTTGCCGGGCGTGGAACAGGAAAGGCAGGGGTTGATCCACCGTGGCGCGAAGTTCGCCTTCGCTGGGGTGGAAGCGACAGTTCCCAAAGTTGCGTTGATTGTGCGTAAGGCCTACGGCGGCGCCTACGCGGTGATGGGCTCGAAGAACCTCTCCGGCGACATTAACTTGGCGTGGCCGACAGCCCAGATTGCGGTCATGGGCTCCGCTGCGGCTGTTGTGATGATCCAGGGCAAGCAGCTTGCTGCCGTGGAGGACCCAGTGCAGCGTGAGGCGATGAAGAAGATGTTCATGGACTTCTACGACGAGAACATGACCTCACCTTATGTTGCTGCTGAGCGCGGCTACATCGATTCCATGATCCAACCTTCGCAGACACGGCTCGCTTTACGACGCGCCCTTCGCCAGCTCTCCACCAAGTACGCATTGGATTTGCCGAAGAAGCACACCATCTCCCCGCTGTAA